Below is a window of Paremcibacter congregatus DNA.
CCAGTTCAGGATCGCTCGGGATGTTTCTTCCGGCTTTTCTTGTTGGATCCAATGGCCGCAATCTAGACTGATCACGTCCACATTGGGTACGAAATCAGCCAGTTTGTCCGACTTCGGAACCAAATCGCGATCGCCATAGATCATGAGCGCAGGTTGCTGGATGACCGGGTTCACTTCCGCCAACAAGCGCCAGTTGCGATCAAGATTTCTATACCAGTTTATGCTGCCCGTGAACCCTGACGTTTCGAAGGCAGCTACAAAAACGGCCAGTTCGCTGTTGCTCATCAGAGGCTCACCGCGTGGCGTTTCCGCTCTGGCGAGATTGATCATCGCCATGCCCGGTTCTGGTTCTCTCAAGGGCTCGTTTTTTCTGTACAGGTTGCGAAGGAAACGGAATGTATTCTCTTCCAAGACGGCGTCTGCGATGCCGGGCCGTCGATTGAAGTGTACAAAATAATTGTCACTGCCGAATATTTGCTCCATGAACTCAATCCAGGGCGTTTCTCCGCGTTCCTGGTAAGGCAAGCTCAGATTTATCACTTTATTGACCCGGTCTGGATGTAATAAGGCCAACCCCCAAACGACCATCGCCCCCCAGTCATGGCCAACAAAGGTGGCATCTTGGTATCCGTAGTGGTCGAGAAGCGCGATAAGGTCACCCGACAACTGTTCAATGTCATAGGCCGTTACTTCCGACGGGCGGGATGAGTTGCCATATCCCCGCTGGTTCGGGACGATGACATGGTAGCCCGCTGCGGCAAGGGCGGGCATCTGATGGCGCCAGGAAAAGGCGTGCTCTGGCCAGCCATGGCAGAGTACAATCGGTTTTCCTGCATTTTCCCGTCCGGCTTCAAAGACTTCCAGTTCAACGCCGTTGGCTGAAACAAGAGTGGGCGCGGGAAAGTCGGTTGGATTTAACATTAGCATCTCCTTCAAGTGTGTTCGTTCAACGTCAATATATTGCCTAAGATGACATTTTATGGCATATTTGTTCCATGGCTCGAACAAATTCATATGGCCGGCTGAGAAGACTGGAACTCCTCGCCGCCCACCTCAAACAAGATGGATTTTGCACCATCAAGGACCTCGCTGAGTTGCACCTGGTGAGCAAACGGACAATTGCGCGTGATCTGCAACTGATGCGTGATCAAGGCCTTCCCATTGATGCAGATAGAGGCCGGGGAGGGGGTGTCAGGTTGGATCGTAACTGGGGCGTCGGGCGTCTTAACCTGAGCTATACTGAAGCCGTTGATCTGCTTATCAGCATTGCCGTCGCCGAGCAGATGAACTCACCGATATTTCTCGCAAATTTAGGTTCGATCAAACGTCAACTCGTTGCGTCCTTCGCGCCGGACAAACGGAACAGGGTCGAGCGTATCAAGTCCAGAATTCTTATTGGGGCAACCGCTTCAACAACAGTACAGGGGACAATTGCTCCGTCGGGAAACCGCGTCATACAAACATTGCACCAGAGTTTCTTGAACCAAAATTCCATTCTCATCCGCTACCAGGATGAAGGCGGCAGGACCACGACACGCGAGATCGAAGCGCATTATCTCCTGTTAAACTATCCGGTCTGGTATGTGCTTGCCTTCGATCATTTCCGTGCAGCACCACGAACATTTCGCTGTGATCGCATCGTTGAGGCGGACACCTCCACCACCCGCTTTCAACTGTTGCCAAAGGATAGCTTCAAGCAAACTTTTGAAGGGTATGGGCTGGAGAACCTGAAGGCTGCCCTGTCAAGGGCGGAATAAAATCAGGCCATAGGACAAGGGCCAGTGTGAGGGCCCATGGCTGAAGATATTGCGGTATCAATGCACGAAACAACGCTGCCAATTGACTTCCCAGTCTAAGTCACCGATGCTGTCGGTCAACCTCCGCCGCCAACAACGCGTTGGGGTTAAGAAAGGCCTGCTCGGCACCTGCAAACGCGGCGACTGTTACTTGAGACATACCTTGATCCATGACCCCCGGGTTTTCGTATCACGCATCGCCAGACCTAGGAAACCCCGAAAAACCATCTCGAAGCTGCATGCGCCAATAATATGGTCATAAACCTGTTAAACTAGCCCATATACCTGCTGAAAAACTTAAGCAATCCGTTGTTCAGTTCCTCAGCTTCACGCAGATCAGGGTTATAATGAAAGTCATGCTCCAAGCCTTCCCATACATGCAATTCAGCTTCTACGCCCAAGGAAAGCAATTGACGGTGTGTCGCCAAAACGCCGCTGAGAGCAAAATCTCGGCTAGACGACGCCAGAAAAGCAGGAGGAAAATGCGTCAGATGATGGTCCGACAAGGATGGCGTGAGTTCCAGACTGTCAACATCCGCCCCTTCATAATATTGCAGCTTCAGTATCTCGGATAAATCAACACCGTAAATGGCGGACATTATGCCACCTCCGACAGCGACTGAATCTCCAACAACCTGCGTGGCACCCCCAGCGATCAAACCGATGGCTGCGGGCAACGGTAAATTTTCCTGTTGCAGTCTCACTAGCACCTGGGTCGTTAATATTGCCCCGGCAGAGGCACCGTAAAATCCGATATTTTCAGGCTGATATTCTTCCAGCAAGGCCCTGTATACAGCCATAATGTCATTTGTGGCAGCCGGGAACCTGTATTCCGGAGCCATCCTATAATCAGGGCTAACCACTTTAATGTTTCCAAGCGCAGAGACCGGAATTGATTCAAGCTGGCTATAGGTCCGTGAACCAACTTCAAACCCTCCGCCGTGTAAATTAATCAAAACACGCCCTTCGTTTTCAGCCGATACACCTTGGTGAGGTATAAAGATTTCAACAGGAACACCGTTTATTTCCTCGTTTCTCACCACCACGCTATAACGGGCCGTCAGGCTGCGATACAAAGCACCCTGATAAAAAAAATCCCTCTCCAATTGCCTGGGGTTCACCCCCATGCTTGAATCGCCTGACTCCCGGCCTGCCTGCAAGGCAGCCACACATTGCTGCATATATCCGACCATATAGGATTTATAATCCGCGATGGCTTTTCTAGTTTCTTCAGTCAGCAACTCCGATTCTGGTAAATCGAATGACGGAATTGTAAGAACTTCTGAGGTCGACTCAGCTATTTTCATATCAGTCATCTTGCATGTCCTATTCCCTATCTTATCTTAGCAAGGAGATAATTATCACATCCCTCCCTGCATACTTGGTCACATAAACCCGTTAAGCAGGCAGTGAGCTTCGCACTATCCTGCCTCCCTTCATTACAAATAGAATATTCTTCTCAGGCGCCCCAAAAGGCTCCAGACTCTTCAGAGGATTAAAGTCCAGGAGGATCATGTCCGCATATGCCCCCTCAGCAATACAGCCAAGCTCACCTTGCCTGTTTAAAATTTCCGCATTGATTGATGTCGCAGAACGCAGTACCTCAATAGGCGTATCAACCTCTCCGCGCAGGGCAAGTTCTCCTCCCTGCAAAGGATGGAACCTGCTATCCAGCAGATCGGAACCAAGGCCCAGCTTTACACCAGCCCGTTTGCAGGTCTCAATTGATCCCAATGTTGTCTCATACAGCCCCTGAATCTTTTCCAGGCTCATCGGTGGCAACCCCAGCATGTGACCATTATCCCGAACAACGGCCATCACCGATAATGTAGGAACAACATAAGCATCACTACGGACAATCAGTTCCGCCGTATCAGCACTTATCTCGGAACCATGCTCAATTGTTCGCACGCCGTATTCAACGCAGCGCTTGGCAGCACCATCCGTATGACAGTGCGCCATAACGTAGGTTCGATGAACGGAAGCCTCATAAACTGCTGCCCTGATTTCTGCTTCAATCATCTGATCCATCCAGAGGGGATCCGCCGGAGAACAAACACCGCCAGATGCAAATATTTTGATTTGATGCGCCCCCTGCCGCAATTCTTCCCGCACGGCACGCCTGACTTCATCTTCCCCATCAACCACAAGGGAGAGCGACCCGGAATAGCCCTTGCATCCGCAGGGTTCAAAATGACCGTCTGGCCTTAAATCCCCATGCCCTCCGGT
It encodes the following:
- a CDS encoding alpha/beta fold hydrolase, translated to MLNPTDFPAPTLVSANGVELEVFEAGRENAGKPIVLCHGWPEHAFSWRHQMPALAAAGYHVIVPNQRGYGNSSRPSEVTAYDIEQLSGDLIALLDHYGYQDATFVGHDWGAMVVWGLALLHPDRVNKVINLSLPYQERGETPWIEFMEQIFGSDNYFVHFNRRPGIADAVLEENTFRFLRNLYRKNEPLREPEPGMAMINLARAETPRGEPLMSNSELAVFVAAFETSGFTGSINWYRNLDRNWRLLAEVNPVIQQPALMIYGDRDLVPKSDKLADFVPNVDVISLDCGHWIQQEKPEETSRAILNWLEQQAVS
- a CDS encoding metal-dependent hydrolase family protein; amino-acid sequence: MIVLENCLIFDGEREELQEGLSVFVEKERIKDISKANRHISDAHYINCEGRVLMPGLIDAHVHAYTPSFDVFKTDHMPPSLLASHAARTLEGMLRRGFTTVRDAAGGDRGLYLGIEQGLIDGPRFFYSGRAISQTGGHGDLRPDGHFEPCGCKGYSGSLSLVVDGEDEVRRAVREELRQGAHQIKIFASGGVCSPADPLWMDQMIEAEIRAAVYEASVHRTYVMAHCHTDGAAKRCVEYGVRTIEHGSEISADTAELIVRSDAYVVPTLSVMAVVRDNGHMLGLPPMSLEKIQGLYETTLGSIETCKRAGVKLGLGSDLLDSRFHPLQGGELALRGEVDTPIEVLRSATSINAEILNRQGELGCIAEGAYADMILLDFNPLKSLEPFGAPEKNILFVMKGGRIVRSSLPA
- a CDS encoding helix-turn-helix transcriptional regulator, with the translated sequence MARTNSYGRLRRLELLAAHLKQDGFCTIKDLAELHLVSKRTIARDLQLMRDQGLPIDADRGRGGGVRLDRNWGVGRLNLSYTEAVDLLISIAVAEQMNSPIFLANLGSIKRQLVASFAPDKRNRVERIKSRILIGATASTTVQGTIAPSGNRVIQTLHQSFLNQNSILIRYQDEGGRTTTREIEAHYLLLNYPVWYVLAFDHFRAAPRTFRCDRIVEADTSTTRFQLLPKDSFKQTFEGYGLENLKAALSRAE
- a CDS encoding alpha/beta hydrolase; this translates as MTDMKIAESTSEVLTIPSFDLPESELLTEETRKAIADYKSYMVGYMQQCVAALQAGRESGDSSMGVNPRQLERDFFYQGALYRSLTARYSVVVRNEEINGVPVEIFIPHQGVSAENEGRVLINLHGGGFEVGSRTYSQLESIPVSALGNIKVVSPDYRMAPEYRFPAATNDIMAVYRALLEEYQPENIGFYGASAGAILTTQVLVRLQQENLPLPAAIGLIAGGATQVVGDSVAVGGGIMSAIYGVDLSEILKLQYYEGADVDSLELTPSLSDHHLTHFPPAFLASSSRDFALSGVLATHRQLLSLGVEAELHVWEGLEHDFHYNPDLREAEELNNGLLKFFSRYMG